From Desulfatiglans sp., one genomic window encodes:
- a CDS encoding response regulator: protein MKKEKILVVDDEEDILELVSYNLTRDGYNVICASTGEEGLNTAKSKLPDLVILDLMLPGIDGLDVARGLKNDKNTKDIPIVMLSAKGEEADIVTGLELGADDYIPKPFSPRILSARIRAVLRRRAKPAGAEKEILEIHNIKIHTGRHEVMVNDEPVQLTFTEFGILEFLIKRPGWVFTRTQIVDAVKGDDYFVTDRSVDVQIVGLRKKLGPAGKYIETVRGVGYRFKE from the coding sequence ATGAAAAAGGAAAAGATACTTGTTGTGGATGATGAAGAGGATATCCTTGAACTTGTAAGTTATAACCTTACAAGGGATGGGTACAATGTTATCTGTGCATCCACAGGTGAAGAGGGATTGAACACGGCAAAATCAAAGCTCCCCGACCTTGTTATACTTGACCTTATGCTTCCGGGCATAGACGGGCTTGATGTTGCAAGGGGCCTTAAAAACGATAAGAACACAAAAGATATACCTATTGTAATGCTCAGCGCAAAGGGCGAAGAGGCCGATATTGTTACTGGCCTTGAACTCGGTGCAGATGATTACATACCAAAGCCCTTCAGCCCCAGGATACTCTCTGCAAGGATAAGGGCGGTTCTCCGCAGAAGGGCTAAACCGGCAGGTGCGGAAAAGGAGATTTTAGAGATCCACAATATAAAGATCCATACCGGAAGGCATGAGGTTATGGTCAATGACGAACCTGTCCAGCTTACCTTTACAGAGTTCGGCATACTTGAATTTCTTATCAAGAGACCGGGGTGGGTCTTTACCCGCACCCAGATAGTGGATGCGGTAAAAGGTGATGACTATTTTGTTACAGACAGGTCAGTTGATGTGCAGATAGTAGGTTTAAGAAAAAAGCTCGGCCCGGCCGGAAAATATATAGAGACTGTACGCGGTGTAGGGTACAGGTTCAAGGAGTAA
- a CDS encoding type II toxin-antitoxin system RelE/ParE family toxin has protein sequence MIKSFANRDTENIFNDQRVRRFQAFEKQAQKRLMVLHAAPSLDALRLNPGNKFHALSGDRKGQYAISINKQWRVCFHWKEGNAYNFEITDYH, from the coding sequence ATGATAAAATCATTCGCGAACCGTGATACTGAAAATATTTTTAATGATCAACGAGTGCGCCGTTTCCAGGCCTTTGAAAAACAGGCACAAAAACGACTTATGGTTTTACATGCTGCTCCTAGTTTAGATGCCTTAAGGTTGAATCCGGGCAATAAATTTCATGCCCTTTCAGGTGACCGAAAAGGACAATATGCTATCAGCATTAATAAACAATGGCGCGTATGTTTTCACTGGAAAGAGGGAAATGCGTACAATTTTGAAATAACTGATTATCATTGA
- a CDS encoding NAD(P)-dependent glycerol-3-phosphate dehydrogenase, which translates to MAQTDKVKIGAIGAGSWGTTLANLLADKGHIVDLWIREEEVYEQIKKNRINETFLPGMKLVDNLNPVKTFAEALKDKELIMMAVPSHVYRDVLLQMKPYLRPGMQFVSATKGIENNTLKVMSEVAEEILDHVYTENFACLAGPSFANEVVAKQPTAVTIASRDIAHATRLQAIFSTALFRVYVSDDLMGIQLCGALKNVIAIAAGTSDGLGFGLNARAALITRGLAEITRLGVAMGANPMTFAGLSGIGDLVLTCTGDLSRNRTLGLKIGKGMKLSEITGGMSMVAEGVKTSIAAYELGKKIGVDMPIIDQTYETLYNGKDPLLAVKELMTRELKKEREH; encoded by the coding sequence ATGGCGCAGACAGACAAGGTTAAGATAGGGGCAATAGGTGCAGGGAGCTGGGGAACAACACTTGCCAATCTTTTGGCAGACAAGGGGCACATTGTTGACCTTTGGATCAGGGAAGAGGAGGTTTATGAGCAGATAAAAAAGAATCGGATAAATGAGACCTTTCTTCCCGGCATGAAACTTGTTGACAACCTTAACCCTGTTAAGACATTTGCGGAGGCTTTAAAGGATAAAGAGCTTATTATGATGGCTGTGCCATCGCATGTTTACAGGGATGTGCTTTTACAGATGAAACCCTATCTCAGGCCCGGCATGCAGTTTGTCTCCGCCACTAAAGGTATAGAAAACAATACATTAAAGGTGATGTCAGAGGTGGCAGAGGAGATACTTGACCATGTCTATACTGAAAACTTTGCATGTCTGGCCGGCCCCAGTTTTGCCAACGAAGTGGTGGCAAAACAGCCAACAGCAGTAACAATCGCCTCAAGGGATATTGCCCATGCAACAAGGCTTCAGGCCATTTTTTCTACTGCGCTTTTCCGCGTATATGTGAGTGATGACCTTATGGGTATTCAGCTATGCGGGGCTCTCAAGAATGTTATTGCTATTGCTGCCGGTACATCGGATGGCCTTGGATTTGGCCTTAATGCAAGGGCGGCCCTTATTACAAGGGGGTTAGCCGAGATAACAAGGCTGGGTGTGGCAATGGGCGCAAACCCCATGACCTTTGCAGGGCTTTCAGGTATAGGCGACCTTGTTCTTACCTGCACAGGGGATTTAAGCCGCAACCGCACCCTTGGGCTTAAGATAGGTAAGGGTATGAAGCTTTCTGAAATTACCGGTGGAATGAGCATGGTTGCAGAAGGTGTAAAGACATCTATTGCAGCCTATGAGCTTGGAAAAAAAATTGGTGTGGATATGCCTATCATAGACCAGACCTATGAGACCCTATATAATGGAAAAGACCCGCTTCTTGCGGTAAAGGAGCTTATGACCAGGGAACTCAAAAAGGAGCGTGAACACTAG
- a CDS encoding PAS domain S-box protein, protein MAKKRPLIWVLYPSYLFIILLSIVTVIWYASVSEKRIFLKQVETDLETRARFVQGMIKTPEDYYDQISIDRLCKEIGKSTLTRVTIILPSGKVIGDSERDPGELDNHKDRLEFIGAVKEKKGVSTRYSLTLDKNLMYVGVPVYYGNKLHAVIRTSIPVDIIDEAVSAMQKKIVFAGFTIAIFAALVCLFISRRISRPIEELRKNAEGIAKGEYRFNQPRSNIYEIGNLHNAMKEMVKDLEERISTITRQRNEIEVILSSMEEGILAVDKDEKIISLNKAAEKIFGVKSRDAQGKSIQEAIRNRTFHDFISDVIKGNEPVEKEITLYPGEEKFINGHGTRLVDTNGKEIGALIVLNDVTRLKRLENIRRDFVANVSHEIKTPVTAIKGFVETLKDVGVDSEEESERFLTIISKHVNRLEAIIDDLLQLSRLEKDTESGDEILLEKANVLNIIETAIQVCSPVAEAKQIKFNITCEKELAAKVNAPLLEQAVVNLLDNAVKYSENNTKVHVNAYKKEDMLYIEVSDEGRGIEKEHLPRLFERFYRVDKARSRQQGGTGLGLAIVKHIIHAHRGSVSVESSPGKGSTFTIRLPKVFNK, encoded by the coding sequence GTGGCTAAAAAAAGACCTCTGATCTGGGTGCTTTACCCGTCCTATCTTTTCATCATCCTCTTATCGATTGTTACTGTAATATGGTATGCCTCTGTATCTGAAAAAAGAATATTTCTGAAGCAGGTAGAGACAGACCTGGAGACAAGGGCAAGGTTTGTTCAGGGGATGATAAAAACCCCTGAAGACTATTATGATCAGATCAGTATTGACAGGCTTTGCAAGGAGATTGGCAAGTCAACCTTAACAAGGGTAACTATTATTCTGCCTTCAGGAAAGGTTATTGGCGATTCAGAGCGCGATCCAGGTGAGTTGGACAACCATAAAGACAGGCTTGAATTTATTGGGGCAGTTAAAGAAAAAAAAGGCGTATCAACCCGCTACAGCCTCACGCTGGATAAAAACCTTATGTATGTAGGGGTGCCGGTTTATTATGGCAATAAGCTTCACGCTGTAATCCGAACATCCATACCAGTTGATATTATAGATGAAGCTGTAAGTGCGATGCAAAAGAAGATCGTCTTTGCAGGGTTCACAATAGCCATTTTTGCAGCATTGGTATGCCTGTTTATTTCCCGGCGGATAAGCAGGCCAATAGAAGAGCTCAGAAAAAATGCCGAGGGCATTGCAAAGGGTGAATACCGGTTTAACCAGCCCAGGTCAAATATTTATGAGATAGGAAATCTGCACAACGCCATGAAGGAGATGGTAAAAGACCTTGAAGAGAGGATCTCAACCATAACCAGGCAGAGGAATGAGATAGAGGTTATTCTATCTAGCATGGAAGAGGGCATTTTAGCTGTTGATAAGGATGAAAAGATTATCAGCCTTAACAAGGCAGCAGAAAAAATATTCGGGGTAAAAAGCAGGGATGCCCAGGGTAAGAGTATCCAGGAGGCCATACGAAACAGGACCTTTCACGATTTCATATCAGATGTGATTAAGGGAAATGAACCTGTTGAAAAGGAGATTACCCTGTACCCAGGCGAGGAGAAATTTATAAACGGTCATGGTACAAGGCTGGTTGACACCAATGGAAAAGAGATAGGCGCCCTAATTGTGCTGAATGATGTTACCAGGCTCAAGCGGCTTGAGAATATAAGGCGGGATTTTGTGGCAAATGTTTCCCACGAGATAAAGACTCCAGTCACAGCTATTAAAGGCTTTGTAGAGACCCTTAAAGATGTCGGGGTAGATTCTGAAGAGGAGAGTGAGAGGTTTCTGACAATCATCTCCAAGCATGTTAACAGGCTTGAGGCCATTATTGATGACCTTCTGCAGCTTTCCAGGCTTGAAAAGGATACAGAATCAGGGGATGAGATACTGCTTGAGAAGGCCAATGTTTTAAATATTATAGAGACAGCCATACAGGTGTGCTCTCCGGTTGCAGAGGCAAAGCAAATAAAGTTCAATATCACATGCGAAAAGGAGCTTGCCGCAAAGGTTAATGCTCCCCTTCTTGAGCAGGCGGTGGTCAATCTTCTTGATAACGCAGTAAAGTACAGTGAAAACAATACAAAGGTACATGTAAATGCCTATAAAAAAGAGGATATGCTCTATATCGAGGTGTCAGATGAGGGAAGGGGCATAGAAAAGGAACACCTGCCCAGGCTTTTTGAGAGATTCTACCGTGTAGACAAGGCTAGGAGCCGTCAGCAGGGCGGCACAGGACTGGGCCTTGCCATTGTAAAACATATTATACATGCACACAGAGGTTCGGTAAGCGTTGAAAGCTCCCCTGGAAAGGGTTCTACCTTTACAATAAGGCTCCCAAAGGTTTTTAATAAATAA
- a CDS encoding HigA family addiction module antidote protein: MTNKNSLLDPITPGEILREDFLEPLAISINQLSRDISVPPNRISEIVNGKRAITADTALRLERYFGISAQFWLNLQTEFDLRIMKRKIGADIEKRIIPVKHGDEVINQNANA, encoded by the coding sequence ATGACAAATAAAAATAGTCTTCTTGACCCAATAACACCAGGAGAAATTCTCCGAGAGGATTTTTTAGAGCCTCTTGCTATTAGTATCAACCAGCTTTCCAGAGATATTTCTGTTCCGCCAAACAGGATAAGTGAGATTGTGAATGGGAAAAGGGCTATCACAGCTGATACTGCCTTGAGGTTGGAACGATATTTTGGGATTTCTGCCCAATTTTGGCTGAATCTACAGACCGAATTTGACTTGAGAATAATGAAACGTAAAATCGGAGCAGATATTGAAAAACGTATTATCCCTGTAAAGCATGGTGATGAAGTTATTAATCAAAATGCCAATGCATAA
- a CDS encoding phosphate ABC transporter substrate-binding protein, translating into MGFKKYTIISMIIFFFFTASVAMAGNIVIKGSTTVLPIAQKVAEAYMKQNPDVKITISGGGSGNGLKAIIDGSTDIATSSRFIQDKEIKLSVEKGVYPVPFAVAYDCIVPVVHPSNKIESLSIDQLKAIYKGEITNWKAVGGADGKIVVISRDTSSGTYEVWEEKVLNKERVFPGALLQASSGAVIQAISKNKNAIGYDGIGYINDTVKPLSINGVKGTPETALDGTFPVSRALYMFTKGWPKGDVLNFINFMVNPEKGQKYVEEAGFVRLY; encoded by the coding sequence ATGGGATTTAAAAAATACACAATAATCAGTATGATAATTTTTTTCTTTTTTACTGCCAGTGTCGCAATGGCAGGTAATATTGTAATAAAGGGGTCTACAACAGTTCTGCCCATTGCCCAGAAGGTTGCAGAGGCATATATGAAACAGAACCCTGATGTAAAGATAACCATTTCAGGTGGCGGGTCTGGAAATGGCCTTAAGGCCATAATAGATGGCTCAACAGATATCGCTACCAGTTCAAGATTCATACAGGACAAGGAGATCAAGCTTTCAGTAGAAAAGGGAGTCTATCCTGTTCCATTTGCAGTTGCATATGACTGTATTGTGCCGGTGGTGCATCCATCCAACAAGATAGAAAGCCTTTCTATTGATCAGCTCAAGGCTATCTACAAAGGTGAAATCACCAACTGGAAGGCGGTTGGCGGGGCAGATGGAAAGATAGTTGTTATATCGCGCGACACATCTTCTGGCACATATGAAGTTTGGGAAGAAAAGGTGCTTAACAAGGAGCGAGTGTTTCCAGGAGCTCTTCTTCAGGCCTCGAGCGGGGCCGTTATTCAGGCTATCTCAAAAAACAAGAATGCGATAGGATATGACGGCATAGGTTATATTAATGATACTGTAAAACCTCTATCTATAAACGGAGTTAAGGGCACACCCGAAACCGCACTTGATGGTACATTCCCTGTAAGCAGGGCATTATATATGTTTACAAAAGGCTGGCCAAAAGGTGATGTGCTTAATTTTATCAATTTTATGGTAAACCCTGAAAAAGGGCAGAAATATGTTGAAGAGGCCGGCTTTGTTAGGCTTTATTAA
- the pstC gene encoding phosphate ABC transporter permease subunit PstC yields MKKNYQRGTYRKNKERIIRYLFLVIALASFFTLGLIVIFLFMEGLPIFSKVSVKDFIFGIYWYPTDDPADFGIFPLIIASLSVTLVSSVISIPLGIFSALFLAEIASRRMREVAKPVVELLAAMPSVVIGFFGMVVVAPFLQETFNIPVGLNLFNAAMMLAFMSVPTICSISEDAIFGVPKELKEASLALGATQWETIWRVIMPASISGVSTAVILGMSRAIGETMVVLMVAGGAAMVPNSIFDPVRPLPASIAAEMAEAPFRGDHYYALFATGIVLFLFTMAFNMVADYISNRYRQVGAATL; encoded by the coding sequence ATGAAGAAAAACTATCAAAGAGGAACATACCGAAAAAATAAAGAGAGGATTATCAGATATCTGTTTCTTGTCATAGCCCTTGCCTCATTTTTTACCCTTGGTCTTATTGTGATCTTTCTTTTTATGGAAGGGCTTCCCATTTTCAGTAAGGTATCTGTAAAGGATTTTATCTTTGGAATATACTGGTACCCTACTGATGACCCGGCAGATTTTGGCATATTCCCGCTTATTATTGCCTCTCTTTCAGTTACACTGGTTTCCTCTGTCATCTCCATACCTCTTGGCATCTTTTCTGCCCTTTTTCTAGCAGAGATCGCCTCTCGCAGGATGCGTGAAGTAGCAAAACCTGTGGTGGAGCTACTGGCGGCCATGCCATCTGTTGTTATAGGATTTTTCGGGATGGTTGTTGTTGCCCCCTTTTTACAGGAGACATTTAATATACCGGTAGGGCTTAACCTGTTTAACGCCGCAATGATGCTTGCATTCATGTCTGTGCCGACAATATGCAGCATAAGCGAGGATGCCATTTTTGGTGTTCCAAAAGAGCTAAAAGAGGCATCCCTTGCCCTTGGCGCTACACAATGGGAAACAATCTGGCGGGTTATCATGCCTGCATCAATTTCAGGGGTCTCCACCGCCGTAATTTTGGGCATGTCAAGGGCAATAGGTGAAACTATGGTTGTTCTGATGGTTGCAGGAGGCGCAGCAATGGTCCCAAATTCAATTTTTGACCCGGTCAGACCTTTACCTGCAAGCATTGCAGCAGAGATGGCAGAGGCCCCATTCAGGGGAGACCATTACTATGCACTATTTGCAACCGGGATAGTGCTCTTTTTGTTTACTATGGCATTTAATATGGTGGCGGATTATATATCAAACAGATACAGGCAGGTCGGGGCTGCGACGCTGTAA
- a CDS encoding biotin--[acetyl-CoA-carboxylase] ligase, which produces MDNLDRENIKAILGKSVFKENIVIHNSLPSTNTTAKELYTQGAAHGTVVLAEEQTAGRGRMDRKWFSPPCKNILISILLMPDIMAENVYALTLALAVSSIDAINEVCGCSAMIKWPNDIYLNRDKLAGILTEFSIRGNKPAYVILGMGMNVNWCPDEESGMLFNSTSLMKETGGQISRNRLIAEILKRFDHIYNDITGERMDEFSRRCNSLSLLTGKMVSVDTGDEAISGKVIGLDKDGGLILEAEDGKVKKILNGDVSIRF; this is translated from the coding sequence ATGGATAACCTTGACCGGGAAAATATAAAAGCCATCCTTGGAAAATCTGTTTTTAAAGAAAACATAGTTATACATAATAGCCTCCCATCCACGAACACCACAGCAAAGGAACTCTATACACAGGGTGCGGCCCATGGCACTGTTGTTTTGGCAGAGGAGCAGACAGCAGGCAGGGGCAGGATGGACCGCAAATGGTTTTCTCCCCCGTGTAAAAATATCCTTATCTCTATCCTTCTTATGCCTGATATAATGGCGGAAAACGTTTATGCCCTCACCCTTGCCCTTGCAGTATCCTCTATTGATGCCATAAATGAGGTCTGCGGCTGTTCCGCCATGATCAAATGGCCCAATGACATATACCTGAACAGGGATAAGCTCGCAGGGATACTGACAGAGTTCAGCATCAGAGGTAACAAACCTGCATATGTCATCCTGGGGATGGGCATGAATGTCAACTGGTGCCCTGATGAGGAATCAGGCATGCTTTTTAACTCAACAAGCCTTATGAAAGAGACAGGCGGGCAGATATCAAGAAACAGGCTGATTGCAGAGATATTAAAGAGATTTGACCATATATATAATGATATAACCGGTGAAAGAATGGATGAGTTCAGCAGAAGGTGTAACAGTTTATCCCTCTTGACCGGTAAGATGGTCTCAGTTGATACAGGTGATGAGGCCATCAGCGGGAAGGTCATTGGCCTTGATAAGGATGGGGGGCTTATCCTGGAAGCAGAGGATGGAAAGGTTAAAAAGATATTAAACGGGGATGTCTCCATAAGGTTTTGA